The Gemmatimonadota bacterium genome contains the following window.
CGGTTTGGGAATTATGGGTAAGCCTATGTGTCACAACTTGTTGAAGGCCGGTTTTGATGTGACATTTTATGCGCGGCGAGACGAGATTGTGGCCGAGATGGAGGGCGCGGGGGCGACTTATGTGCCTTCGTCACAGGCGGTGGGCGATGCAACGCATATTATTATTACGATGG
Protein-coding sequences here:
- a CDS encoding NAD(P)-binding domain-containing protein, producing the protein MDKIGFVGLGIMGKPMCHNLLKAGFDVTFYARRDEIVAEMEGAGATYVPSSQAVGDATHIIITM